In a single window of the Saccharothrix australiensis genome:
- a CDS encoding ArsR/SmtB family transcription factor → MLEVAVIEDAATAEVSLDPVRARLLALLAEPASAAMLAGKVGLPRQKVNYHLRTLEQYGLVELAEERRKGNMTERVMRATAASYVISPVALAAVQPDPERSPDRLSARWLLAVAARLVRDVGNLLTGASKAGKRVATFAIDGEVRFATARDRSAFAEELATAVTGLVAKYHDDTAAGGRAHRVVVAVHPSIPKES, encoded by the coding sequence ATGCTTGAAGTGGCGGTGATCGAAGACGCGGCTACGGCCGAGGTGTCGTTGGACCCGGTCCGGGCGAGGTTGTTGGCCTTGTTGGCCGAGCCGGCGTCCGCGGCGATGTTGGCCGGCAAGGTGGGGCTGCCCCGGCAGAAGGTCAACTACCACCTGCGCACGTTGGAGCAGTACGGGCTGGTCGAGTTGGCCGAGGAGCGCCGCAAGGGCAACATGACCGAGCGGGTCATGCGGGCCACCGCCGCGTCCTACGTCATCTCGCCCGTCGCGCTGGCCGCGGTGCAGCCCGATCCCGAGCGGTCGCCGGACCGGTTGTCCGCGCGGTGGTTGTTGGCGGTGGCCGCGCGGCTCGTGCGGGACGTCGGCAACCTGCTCACCGGCGCGTCCAAGGCGGGCAAGCGGGTGGCCACCTTCGCCATCGACGGCGAGGTCCGGTTCGCCACCGCCCGTGACCGCTCCGCGTTCGCCGAAGAGCTCGCGACGGCCGTGACCGGCTTGGTCGCCAAGTACCACGACGACACCGCGGCGGGCGGGCGGGCGCACCGCGTCGTCGTCGCCGTCCACCCCAGCATCCCGAAGGAGTCGTGA
- a CDS encoding DUF2306 domain-containing protein: protein MRVRWWRRPWVAPLGILVLAFVAFSLPPYLSLDRAQSRVPQPGDHAWHYPALAAHVVFGSIAILTCVLQIWPWFRQKYPRGHRLAGRVYVFGGVLPAGVLAVAIGAVSPFGPINQAGNVLMGLLWLGFTIAGYRMGRQQRYVDHRRWMLRSSALTLSIITNRFWAVGTTIALTPQLDTTFGGSEVALSQAVSGLAGWMGWVLPFLFVEWWLERGDARKRRARAARQPGSPARGSADRPSNSPPTSNSPSASNNPSGRPEERPADRPGVGV, encoded by the coding sequence GTGAGGGTGAGATGGTGGCGGCGGCCGTGGGTCGCACCGCTGGGTATCCTGGTGCTGGCGTTCGTGGCGTTCTCGCTGCCGCCGTACCTGTCGCTGGACCGGGCGCAGTCCCGCGTCCCGCAGCCGGGCGACCACGCGTGGCACTACCCCGCGCTGGCCGCCCACGTGGTCTTCGGGTCGATCGCGATCCTGACCTGCGTGTTGCAGATCTGGCCGTGGTTCCGGCAGAAGTACCCGCGCGGGCACCGGTTGGCGGGCCGCGTCTACGTGTTCGGCGGCGTCCTGCCCGCCGGCGTGCTCGCCGTGGCGATCGGCGCGGTGTCCCCGTTCGGCCCGATCAACCAGGCGGGCAACGTCCTGATGGGCCTGCTCTGGCTGGGCTTCACGATCGCCGGCTACCGGATGGGCAGGCAGCAGCGGTACGTCGACCACCGCCGGTGGATGCTGCGCAGCTCCGCGCTGACGCTGTCCATCATCACCAACCGGTTCTGGGCGGTGGGCACGACCATCGCGCTGACCCCGCAGCTCGACACGACGTTCGGCGGCAGCGAGGTCGCGCTGTCCCAGGCCGTCTCGGGCCTGGCGGGGTGGATGGGCTGGGTGCTGCCGTTCCTGTTCGTGGAGTGGTGGCTGGAGCGGGGCGACGCCCGGAAGCGCCGCGCCCGCGCCGCCCGTCAGCCCGGCAGCCCCGCGCGCGGGTCCGCCGACCGGCCCTCGAACAGCCCTCCGACCTCGAACAGCCCCTCGGCCTCGAACAACCCCTCCGGCCGCCCCGAGGAGCGGCCCGCCGACCGGCCGGGGGTCGGCGTCTGA
- a CDS encoding AlkA N-terminal domain-containing protein, producing the protein MHEDAERCVRAVRSKDARFDGWFFTAVLTTRIYCRPSCPVVPPKVENMRFYPSAAAAQQAGFRACKRCRPDASPGSPLWNHRADSVAKAMRLIADGVVDREGVPGLAARLGYSVRQVERQLLAELGAGPLALARAQRAQTARLLIETTALPMAEVALAAGFASVRAFNETVRSVFALSPTDLRARRGAVADTPGELSLRLPFRAPLCPDNLFGHLAATAVPGVEEWRDGAYRRTLRLPRGHAVVSLRPQPDHVACRLALTDLRDLSIAIARCRRMLDLDADPTAVDDRLRADPVLKPLVDKDPGRRVPGTADAAEFAVRAVLGQQVSTAAARTHAGRLVAAAGTPIADRGLTHLFPTPAQLAELDPSALAMPTSRKIALAALVRALASGSLDLGVGADWDKARADLLALPGFGPWTVEVIAMRALGDPDAFIPGDLGVRAAARALGLPDTPGALVRRAREWRPWRAYAVQYLWATGDHAVNRLPA; encoded by the coding sequence GTGCACGAAGACGCGGAACGTTGTGTGCGAGCCGTGCGGTCCAAGGACGCGCGGTTCGACGGGTGGTTCTTCACCGCGGTGCTGACCACCCGCATCTATTGCCGCCCGAGTTGTCCGGTGGTGCCGCCCAAGGTCGAGAACATGCGGTTCTACCCGAGTGCGGCGGCGGCGCAACAAGCGGGATTCCGCGCGTGCAAGCGGTGTCGTCCCGATGCCAGTCCCGGTTCCCCGTTGTGGAACCACCGCGCGGACTCGGTCGCGAAAGCCATGCGGCTGATCGCGGACGGCGTGGTGGACCGCGAAGGGGTGCCGGGGCTGGCCGCGCGGCTGGGGTACAGCGTGCGGCAGGTCGAGCGCCAGTTGCTCGCCGAGCTCGGCGCGGGCCCGCTCGCGCTGGCCCGCGCGCAGCGGGCCCAGACCGCGCGGCTGCTGATCGAGACGACGGCGCTGCCGATGGCCGAGGTGGCGCTGGCCGCCGGGTTCGCCAGCGTCCGGGCGTTCAACGAGACCGTGCGGTCGGTGTTCGCGCTGTCGCCCACCGACCTGCGGGCCCGGCGGGGCGCGGTGGCGGACACGCCCGGCGAGCTGTCGCTGCGGCTGCCGTTCCGCGCGCCGCTCTGCCCGGACAACCTGTTCGGGCACCTCGCGGCGACGGCCGTGCCGGGCGTGGAGGAGTGGCGCGACGGCGCGTACCGGCGGACGCTGCGGCTTCCGCGCGGGCACGCCGTGGTGTCGCTGCGCCCGCAGCCGGACCACGTGGCGTGCCGGCTGGCCCTGACGGACCTGCGCGACCTGTCGATCGCCATCGCCCGGTGCCGGCGGATGCTGGACCTGGACGCCGACCCCACGGCGGTGGACGACCGGCTGCGCGCGGACCCCGTGCTGAAGCCGCTGGTGGACAAGGACCCCGGCCGCCGGGTGCCCGGCACCGCCGACGCCGCCGAGTTCGCCGTCCGCGCCGTGCTCGGGCAGCAGGTCTCGACGGCCGCCGCGCGCACCCACGCCGGGCGGCTCGTGGCGGCGGCGGGCACGCCCATCGCCGACCGCGGCCTCACGCACCTGTTCCCGACACCCGCCCAGCTGGCCGAACTCGACCCGTCCGCGCTCGCGATGCCCACGTCCCGCAAGATCGCGCTCGCGGCCCTGGTGCGCGCGCTCGCGTCCGGCTCGCTGGACCTGGGCGTCGGCGCGGACTGGGACAAGGCGCGGGCGGACCTGCTGGCGCTGCCCGGCTTCGGCCCGTGGACGGTCGAGGTGATCGCGATGCGGGCGCTGGGCGACCCGGACGCGTTCATCCCCGGCGACCTCGGCGTCCGCGCCGCCGCCCGCGCGCTCGGCCTGCCCGACACCCCCGGCGCGCTGGTGCGGCGCGCGCGGGAGTGGCGCCCGTGGCGGGCCTACGCCGTCCAGTACCTCTGGGCGACCGGTGACCACGCGGTCAACCGGTTGCCCGCGTGA